The candidate division KSB1 bacterium genome segment TCATCCAGCAAGCACAGCGGCATCAAGTCTATTTTCAATCAAAATTTTGTGAAGACAGGAAAAATCAGCAAAGAACACGGCAAGCTGTTTAACAATTTGTTCGATATGCGGCATGAAGGCGATTATATTGACTTTGTCTATTTCACCGCCGAAGCCATCGAGCCGTTGATCCCAGCAGTGAATGAATTCATTAATACTGTAGCTAATTTGCTGGAACAATAAAAATTCACATGAGTGAGGTTAAAAATCCGTTGGCTTTATCTATCCGTTGGGCAGATAAAATAAATTTGCTACTCCAACGGATGAATGAAACCAACTGATGGCG includes the following:
- a CDS encoding HEPN domain-containing protein; the encoded protein is MTEDFRNDLIRYRIERAKETYAEAILLKQDNHWNACANRLYYACFYAVLALLEKHGFSSSKHSGIKSIFNQNFVKTGKISKEHGKLFNNLFDMRHEGDYIDFVYFTAEAIEPLIPAVNEFINTVANLLEQ